Proteins encoded in a region of the Solanum dulcamara chromosome 9, daSolDulc1.2, whole genome shotgun sequence genome:
- the LOC129902533 gene encoding receptor protein-tyrosine kinase CEPR1, producing the protein MFLSIFPFIYFFTTISSTTTKKITTLISFLSRGKEKKRQFNTMTIQKIITLVLFFLTLSTFVQGDQSQFFALMKKFVTGNSLSNWDIGKPICQYKGIGCDEQGNVIKINVSSWSLSGQFPSDVCSYLPRLKSLHLGHNNFQGGFPRYITNCSFLEELNMTKTSLTGQIPDLSPLLSLKLLDLSSNLLTGDFPLSIINLTNLVILNFNENRHFNPWRLPEDISRLTKLKWMILTACNMHGTIPVSISNMTSLVDLELSGNRLVGKVPKEFGKLKNLKLLELFYNLLDGEIPAELGNLTQLVDLDMSANNFTGKIPESISRLPKLEVLQLYHNALSGEFPAELANSTTLTILSLYDNLFTGQVPQNFGLSSALLALDLSENQFSGKLPPFLCSGGKLSYILLLQNMFSGELPDGYVKCQSVLRFRVNYNQLEGRIPQELFTLPHVSIIDLSYNHFSGPIPTTIGSAKNLSELFMQSNKLSGLLPYEISGSSNLVKLDLSNNLLYGPIPSQVGYLKSLNLLLLQGNKFNSSIPESLSSLKSLNYLDLSSNLLIGKIPESLGELLPNSMNLSSNLLSGPIPLLFIKGGVLESFSGNPGLCVPTSLNTSDTSFQTCSHSYNHKKRNNIVWVIGTSVGIVIVGVVLFLKRWFGNKKAVMEQDDHSLSSSFFSYDVKSFHRLSFDQREIFEAMVEKNIVGYGGSGAVYKIELSNGGVVAAKKLWSHKHKHSVSEDQLVLDKELKTEVETLGNIRHKNIVKLYCYFSSLDCSLLVYEYMLNGNLWHALHGGKFVLDWPIRHQIALGIAQGLAYLHHDLMPPIIHRDIKSTNILLDIDYQPKVADFGIAKVLQARGGKDSSTTVIAGTYGYLAPEYAYSSKATTKCDVYSFGVVLMELITGKKPVEPEFGDNKNIVYWVSTKVETKEGAFEVLDKKVSDSFKEDMIKVLRIAIRCTYSTPTLRPTMNEVVQLLIEADPCKFNCCNMSNKKNDTKEVINKTPKSIYEL; encoded by the exons ATGTTCCTATCAATCTTCCCATTTATATATTTCTTCACCACAATCTCCTCTACcacaaccaaaaaaataacCACTTTAATCTCCTTCCTCTCTAGGggcaaagaaaaaaaaaggcaatTTAATACAATGACTATTCAGAAAATTATCACCCTTGTGTTATTTTTTCTTACCTTGTCCACTTTTGTTCAAGGTGACCAATCTCAGTTCTTTGCACTAATGAAGAAGTTTGTCACAGGGAATTCTTTGTCTAATTGGGATATTGGAAAACCAATTTGTCAATATAAAGGAATTGGCTGTGATGAACAGGGGAATGTTATCAAAATTAATGTGTCAAGTTGGTCTTTATCAGGCCAATTTCCTAGTGATGTGTGTAGTTATTTGCCAAGATTGAAAAGTCTTCATCTTGGTCACAACAATTTCCAAGGTGGTTTTCCTAGGTACATCACTAATTGTTCTTTTTTGGAAGAATTGAACATGACTAAAACATCACTTACAGGACAAATTCCTGACTTGTCACCGTTGTTATCTTTGAAACTACTTGATCTTTCAAGTAATCTATTGACAGGGGATTTTCCTTTGTCAATTATTAATCTCACCAACTTAGTCATCCTGAATTTCAACGAAAATCGTCATTTCAATCCGTGGCGATTGCCAGAAGACATTTCCAGGCTTACAAAACTAAAGTGGATGATTTTGACAGCCTGCAATATGCATGGGACAATTCCAGTATCAATAAGTAACATGACATCTCTTGTTGATCTTGAATTGAGCGGAAATCGCCTTGTTGGTAAGGTGCCTAAAGAATTCGGGAAGCTAAAGAATTTgaaactccttgagcttttttACAACTTACTGGATGGTGAAATCCCCGCGGAGCTTGGGAACCTGACACAACTTGTGGACTTAGATATGTCAGCCAACAATTTCACAGGGAAAATTCCAGAGTCTATAAGCCGCCTTCCTAAGCTGGAAGTGTTGCAGCTTTACCATAACGCGCTTTCAGGAGAGTTTCCAGCAGAACTTGCTAATTCAACAACCTTAACCATCCTGTCTCTTTATGACAATCTCTTTACAGGACAAGTACCACAAAACTTTGGCCTTTCATCAGCTTTGTTGGCATTGGACTTGTCAGAGAATCAATTTTCTGGAAAGCTACCGCCTTTTCTGTGTAGTGGAGGTAAATTGAGTTATATTCTTTTACTTCAAAACATGTTCTCAGGTGAACTGCCTGATGGCTATGTGAAATGTCAGTCTGTTCTTCGCTTTCGAGTGAATTACAATCAGTTGGAGGGAAGAATACCACAGGAGCTTTTTACTCTTCCACATGTTTCAATTATTGATTTGAGCTATAACCATTTCAGTGGTCCAATTCCAACAACAATTGGAAGTGCTAAGAATTTATCAGAATTGTTTATGCAAAGTAACAAGCTTTCAGGTTTGCTTCCTTATGAAATCTCTGGATCTTCTAATCTTGTGAAGCTTGATCTTAGCAATAACCTCTTGTATGGTCCAATTCCTTCTCAAGTTGGTTACTTAAAAAGCCTCAATTTGTTACTCTTGCAAGGTAACAAATTCAATTCTTCCATCCCCGAGTCACTTTCTTCGCTTAAATCTCTGAATTATCTTGACCTGTCTAGCAATCTTTTGATAGGAAAGATCCCTGAAAGCCTTGGTGAATTGTTACCAAATTCCATGAACTTGTCAAGCAACTTACTTTCCGGTCCTATACCTCTTTTGTTCATAAAGGGGGGTGTTTTGGAAAGTTTTTCAGGCAACCCGGGACTTTGTGTCCCTACCTCTCTGAACACATCAGACACAAGTTTTCAAACATGTTCACATAGTTATAACCATAAGAAGAGAAACAACATTGTTTGGGTTATTGGGACATCGGTGGGGATAGTTATTGTCGGAGTAGTCTTGTTTCTCAAACGATGGTTTGGTAACAAAAAGGCGGTGATGGAACAGGATGATCATTCATTGTCATCATCATTTTTCTCCTATGATGTTAAGAGCTTCCATCGATTGAGTTTTGATCAACGTGAAATCTTTGAAGCTATGGTTGAGAAGAACATTGTTGGATATGGAGGGTCTGGAGCTGTCTATAAGATCGAGTTGAGCAACGGAGGAGTAGTTGCTGCAAAGAAGCTGTGGAGTCACAAACATAAGCATTCTGTTTCTGAGGATCAATTGGTTTTGGATAAGGAACTTAAGACAGAAGTTGAGACTCTTGGTAACATAAGGCACAAAAACATTGTGAAATTGTACTGTTATTTCTCAAGTTTGGATTGTAGCTTGTTGGTTTATGAATACATGCTTAATGGTAACCTTTGGCATGCTCTTCATGGTGGGAAATTCGTGTTGGATTGGCCTATTCGTCATCAAATTGCACTCGGTATAGCACAAGGATTGGCCTATCTTCACCATGATCTTATGCCACCAATTATTCACAGAGATATCAAATCCACCAACATCCTCCTGGATATTGATTATCAGCCAAAAGTGGCCGATTTTGGCATCGCCAAAGTGTTGCAAGCTAGAGGAGGCAAGGATTCCAGCACCACGGTCATCGCAGGAACTTATGGTTACTTGGCACCAg AGTATGCATATTCTTCAAAGGCAACAACAAAGTGTGATGTGtatagttttggagttgtactaATGGAATTGATTACTGGAAAGAAGCCAGTGGAGCCAGAATTTGGAGACAACAAGAACATTGTTTATTGGGTATCAACAAAAGTGGAGACTAAAGAAGGTGCATTTGAAGTGTTGGATAAAAAAGTCTCAGATTCTTTCAAGGAGGACATGATTAAGGTTCTACGTATAGCTATACGTTGTACGTATAGTACACCAACACTTCGTCCTACCATGAACGAAGTCGTTCAGCTGCTAATCGAGGCAGATCCTTGCAAATTCAATTGTTGCAACATGTCAAATAAGAAGAATGACACAAAAGAAGTGATCAATAAGACACCAAAGAGCATATATGAATTGTGA